The Prosthecobacter fusiformis sequence GCTGGCCTGTCACCGAGCTGGATAAAAATCATTTCACGCTCATGGAGCATTTTGAGGTCCCTGGACAGGAAGCTTCCTTCAGCAACAGCATCACCACTTTCCGCAATGCGGGCACTGGAGCATACCTCATCCAGACCAAGCCCATCAACGGTGCCCCCTGGCGCACCGGGCATCATCTGGGGCAGCTTCTTGTCTCAAATTCAGAGGATCAGCAGGGGCAGGCGGCATTCAAAATCATCATCCGCTGATAAAGCCTGCCGGAAATTCTCAGTTTTTTTTCACCTTTCAAATAGGCCTGAGAAAATCGAAATCGTCCTTGCAATGTGACCGCGAGTTTTTAATCTTCGCGTGCTTGTGAAATTTTTCACAAGCCCCTGTCCAGGCACACCCTGCCAGCTCGCTCCATGAAATATTTTTTCCTCAGCTACCTCTTTGTTGCCGCGATCATCGTCGCCGCATTTGGCTCTCGTGGCAGCAAGTCCGAATTGCCGCCCCTGGAAATCTTTCAGGACATGGATCACCAAGCCAAAGTGAAGTACCAGGCCCACAGTGACTTTTTCGCCGATGGACTCGGCGCACGCCGTCCTGTCAAAGGCACCGTACCTATTGGTTTCGAAGTCCCCGCCAAAGCTGCCTCGGCCCCTGACTTCAAGCCCCCGCAGTACGGCTTCGCCAATGGCCTGGACTATTACAGCACAGGTAAAATCGGCGATTATTACGGCGACGGCCTGCCCAAGGAAGTGACGCTGAACAAAGCCCTTCTTGAGCGCGGCGAGCGCCAGTACAACATCTATTGCGCCGTCTGCCACGCTGCCTCCGGCAATGGCAAGGGCATCACTTCGAAGTACGGCATCATGACCGCCTTCAATTTCCACCAGCCCGGCAGCACCGATCCCGCCAACGCTGGTGCCTACCGCGCAGACGGAGCCATTTACGATGTCATCACGAACGGCAAAGGACTCATGGGTCCCTACGGTGGCAACATCATCGTTCAAGACCGCTGGGCCATCGTGGCCTACATCCGCGCCATGCAGGTGGCGGTGAAGGAAAACAACGTGTCCGTCCAGTAACAGCAGGCATTTCAAGGCATGAGTCACCACGTCACATTCAATGATCTGCCTCCGGGCGGTGAGAAATTCGAAACCGCCAAGGGCAGCAAGCTCATCGGTGCCTTTGGGGCCACCGGTGCGGTTGGCCTCCTTGGCTCCGCCTATCTGTTCTTTACCCAGACGGATGTCTTTGCTTATAGCTGGCTGTTCGCCTTCTTCTTTGCCTTCACATTCGTGTGCGGCGGCTGCTTCTGGATTCTTCTCCATAGCGCTTCCAATTCAGGCTGGGGCGTTGCTGTCCGCCGTTTGTGGGAACAGTTGGCCAACATGGTCCTTCCTCTGGCTTTCCTTGGCCTTCCCCTTCTCGTTCCGCAGGTGCAGACACATCTTTACGAGTGGATGAACCATCATCGTGAAGCGAAAACACAGCTTCACGCTGCTGATCATGGTGACTCCGCTCACAAGGCCGAAGCGACGGACGCCACTCACGCAGCCGATGCAGACCATCACGAAATGCACAGTGTGAAGGACGCCCTCCATCACATGTCCCTTTCCAATCCTCATCTTCACATCCTTGTGGAGAAATATGGGTATCTGAATATCAACGGCTGGTATCTCCGCTTCGCTTTCTACTTCTTCATCCTCTGGCACATCGCCCGCACCCTCCGCAAGAAGTCGGTAAAACAGGACGGAGATGGTGACATCCAGCACACCATCAAATCCCGCACCTTCTCCTGCCGCTGGCTGCTTTTCTACGCTTTGACTGTCACCTTCGCCGCTGTGGATTGGCTGATGACCCTGGATTACTCCTGGTTCTCCACCATGTGGGGTGTTTACATCTTCGCCGGTTGCGCCTGGGCATCCATGGCCCTGACCATCCTTCTCGTCACTTGGCTCAAAGGCCTGGGCTACCTGAAACTGGTCGTCACACAAGAACATTACCACTTGATGGGTAAGCTGCTCTTCGCTTTCACGGTGTTCTGGGCATACATCGCCTTCAGCCAGTATTTCCTCATCTGGTACGCTAACATCACAGAAGAAACTCGCTTCTACCTCACCCGTAACACTGAAGGCTGGCGCTGGGTTTCCATCTTCATCGTCATCGGCCACTTCATCGGCCCCTTCGTTCTTCTCCTGTCCCAGCCCCGCAAAAAGAATCCGGCCGTCATCTCCCTCGTCTGCCTTTGGATTCTCTTCATGCACATGGTGGATATTTATTGGAACGTCATCCCTGAGCGTGGCCCTTCCCTCGGCATCGGCTGGTGGGTGGATGGTGCTTGGATCGGCGACATCGTTGCCCTCCTCGCTGTTGTCGGCACCTCCGGCTTCATCTTCCTCCGCAGCCTTTCCCGTTACAGCCTCTATCCCTGCCGCGACCCGCGCCTGCTTGAGTCCGCCAACGTCATCAACTGATTCCCTTCATGTCACCGACCGTTCCATCTTCGAGAGCCGGAGCCACCTTTCTTTGGGTGCTGGCCGCGTTTGCGAGTTTCGCCGTCCTCTTTTACCTCATCCAGGTCACCTTTGCCACCCAGGGTGCCGTTGACCCGCGCATCCCCGACCGCCTAGCCAACAAGGAAGAAATCCTCAAGGCTCAAAGCGAGATCATCGCCAAGATGGGCCTCAATGACGGCAGTAAAAAAGCCGCCATTTTCGACAAAACGCTCGAGACCCTGAAGGCCAAACCCGAAGGCGTCAGCCCGCAGGTCGTTCCAGGCTCTCCCACACAGTTGAAACTGGCCGCTGCACCAGCCCCTGAAGCTGCGGCTCCCGCTCCAGCCCCTACACCGGAAGCTTCGATTCCAGCCGCTGCTGCTCCTGAAGCACCTGCCGCTCCAGCTCCGGCTGCCCCAACCGCTCCCGCCGCCCCGGCACCCACCCCTGCTCCCGCGAACTGATTTTTGCCCTTGGACCCTATGCAGACCTCCCCAGCATCCACGGACACCCAGGCTGACAACCTTCGCCGCGCGGCGATTGACAAGTCGGTCAAAGGCCCGGTGCTCTTCCTCTTCCTGAACGGTGCCTTCTGGCTCATGGCCTCCACCATCCTTGGAGTCATCGCCGCCATTACCCAGTTCGCTCCTGATTTCCTCGGCCCTTGCAGCGTATTTCAATATGGCCGCATCCAGCCCACCCACATCAATGCTCTTGTTTACGGCTGGGGTGTCCAGGCAGGCCTTGGTGCCATGCTTTGGATCATGGCACGGCGCTCTGGACAGGAACTCCGCAGTGGAAAAAGCATCCTCTATGTTGCGGCCATTTTCTGGAACATCGCTGTCACCATCGGCCTCGTTGCTATCCTTCTCGGCAAAAGCACCTCCATGCAGTGGCTGGAAATGCCCTCCTTCATCTGGCCCGTCCTGTTGATCTGCTTCCTCGCTTTTGCCTGGCCCATGGTATTCATGTTTGGCCGCGCCTTCCGTCCTGAAGGATTCATGGTCAGCACTTGGTATATCCTCGCTGCCTGCTTCTGGTTCCCCTGGATCTTTGTCACCGCCAACGTTGCCCTGCATTGCCTTCCTGGTCTGGGTGCTCTTGGCGCTGGTATCAATGCCTGGTATGTGCACACGGTCATCCTTCTCTTCTTTGCCCCTGTTGCCCTCGGTGCCGCTTATTACTTCATTCCTAAAATCACGGGTCAGCCCATCGCCAGTTCCCAGCTTTCCCAGATTGGTTTCTGGCTCCTGGCAGTTCTCGGTGGCTGGACGGGTATGCAACAATACATGGGCGGCCCTCTTCCCGCCTGGATGCCTGCCGTCGGCGCCGCCGCCAGCATGCTCCTTCTGATTCCCGTTGGTGTCGTCGGTCTCAACCATCACCTGACCACCCTGGGTAAGCACAGCATGGTCGCCTCCAGCCCGACTCTGCGCTTCGTTTTCTTCGGTGCTCTGTTCTATCCCGTCAGTGGTGCCATCCTGGCCCTGATCTCCAATTTCTCCACCGGTGCCGTCCTCCAGTTCACGCAGGCCTCCTACGGGTTCCAGATCGTCGCAGTCTATGGCTTCTTCAGCATGACCATCTTCGGTGCGATTTACTACATCGTGCCACGCCTCACCGGCTGTGAATGGCTCTCCGTCAGCCTTATCCGCAACCACTTCTGGTTCTCCGTTTACGGCATCGGTGCCATCGTCGTGACCAGCCTCGTCGCAGGTGCCCAGCAGGGCGGCGACCTCAACTCTCCAGAAATGTGGGACCAGGACTTCATGCAGCTCGCTCTGAACCTTCGCCCTTACATCATCGCCCGCGCCATCGCCTGGGCCTTGATCACCTGGTCCAATGTTTGGTTCCTCATCCATCTCATGCTCATGGTGGCCGGTCTTGGCCGCCGCAGCTCCTCCCCGACGCTGCTTGAACATGACCACGACGAAGCCCTTTCCCACGCCGCCCACGCATGAGCCAGTTCCGCACGTTTATCCTCGCCCTCGTCGCCAGCTTCGGACTCCCCTGGCTGTGCCTGATCGTCATCCCGGCGGTCAAATATCAGGCACTCACCCAGGTAGCCTATGACAAGGACACCGATGGCATTGAAGGCCTCTATCCTCCCGCCCCCATCAACCGCCAGGGACAGCTCGTCTATGCCCGCGAAGGTTGTGTTCAGTGCCATACCCAGATGATCCGCCCGACCCAGCTCGCCCTGGATGGCTGGCGCAAAGGATGGGGCATGGACCAGGACGCACGTCCACCGGCCCCTGTCCGCTCCAACAACATGCGTGATTACCTCGGCGAGCCTTTCGCTTTCCTCGGTGTCCAGCGCAACGGTCCTGATCTTTCCAATTACGGCTGGCGCGCCCCTGAGCGTGCTCTCATCCATCAGATGCTCTATGCTCCCCGTACCCTTCACGACTGGTCCAACATGCCCGCCTTCACGCATCTCTACAAAGAGCGTCTGGCTCAAGGCCCTGTATCTTCCGTAGCCCTGAAGCTGCCGAAGAAGTTCCCTCTGAAAGAAGGTTATGAAGTCATCCCCACACCTGAAGCCGAAGCTCTCGTGGACTACCTGCTTTCCCTGAAAAAAGACTATCCCGTCCCTGGTGATCCCGCCGCCGTCGCAGCCGCCCCTGCTGCAGCCAAGAAATAACCCCCGGAACACTCGAGACCCCCGCCCATGAGCGCTCCTTCCTCCTTCCCCAATCCTGACAGCAATGATCTGGACCGCCTCCACGCCGCTGTGAAGCGTGAAAAGGCCGATCTGGAACCCGGTCGCGAACCCGCACCCATGTGGGTCCTCTTCCTGTTCATGATCATCGCCATCATAGCTGGTGGCCAGCTCGGCCCCATGGCTGGTGGCTTCAGCTTCGATGTTAGCAACCCATTTGCAGCCAGCAACTTCGGCGATCCCCGTGGTAGCAACAAGGATCCAGGCGCAGGGGCCGATCCATTCCAGGTCGCCATGAAAAAAGGTGCCAGCGGTTATGCCGTCTGCGGCGGTTGCCACCAGGGCAGCGGCCTCGGCTTGGCCGGTCAGTATCCTCCTCTCGCAGGCTCCGAATGGGTCCTCGGCGGCACAGAGCGCCTCATCCGCGTCGTCCAGCACGGTCTCGTCGGTCAGGTCACCGTCAAAGGTCAGAACTACAATTTCCCTGGTGGGATGCAGGGCTTCGGAGCTGCCATGTCCGCTGGAGATCTAGCCAACGTCCTGACCTACATCCGCAATAACTGGGGTAACGAAGGAACCATGATCACAAAGGAAATGGTCGAAAAAGTCCGCGCTGAAGAAAAGCGCGCTACCCAGTGGACCATGGCCGACCTCGAAGCTTTCAAAGATAAAAACGTCCCCGGTGATATTCCAGCAGGCCCGGGCGCGACAGCCGCCGCTCCGGCCCCGTAATCGAGATTCCCTTTTCAATGTTCCGTTCATGGCAATCTGTTTCCCGCAAGGCTCCTCCGGCAGCCTCTGAGGCAACATTGCCTGACCTCTCGTCATCACTGAAAAATTCGGCCTTCCCCGCTCTCATCATCGAGAGTTCTGGAGCGCCGGATTTCTTTTCATTCCAGTCCCCTTTTTGATCGTCAATCCCACGACCTTCACCCCCTTTCTCACGTAGCTTTCAAGGTCCCTTTTCAATTCAATCTATGAGCGCCGCCGCCACCACCCACGATCACTCCCATGGAGCCGATCATGCGCATGATCACCACGAGCCGGGATTCTTCGGCAAGTATATCTTCTCCTGTGACCACAAGGTCATCGGCATCCAATATGGTCTCAGCGGCCTTCTCTTCCTTCTGCTCGGCTTCTTCCTGATGCTGCTCATGCGCTGGAGCATCGCCTTCCCTGGCCAGACCGTCCCGGGACTGCTGTTTGTAGAAAACCTCCCGCTCATTGGCCCCTTCTTCCACGATGCCATCGGCCGTTGGGCCCCAGGCGGCATCGTCAATGGCGAGCTCTACAACATGCTCGGTGCCATGCACGGCACCATCATGGTGTTCCTCGGCATTGTGCCTCTCGGTTTCGCTGGCTTTGTGAATTTCGTCATGCCACTTCAGATCGGCACGATCGATATGGCGTTCCCGAAACTGAACATGTGGAGCTTCTGGCTCTTCTTCGTCAGCGGCGTCATGATGCTCGCCAGTTTCTTCGTTGGCACCGGCTCCGTCCAGACCGGCTGGACAATGTATTCCCCCCTCGCCTCCACCACCACCCTCGCTGTCACCAACATTTGGATGCACGGCCACACTTGGTGGTTGATGGCCATGGTCTTCAATATCTCCGCCTCCCTTCTCGGCTCCGTGAACGTGATCACCACCGTGATCAACCTCCGCGCCAAGGGCATGACCTGGATGCGCATGCCCTTCTTCTGCTGGGCCATGTTCGTCACCAGCTTCCTGCTTCTGCTCGCCTTCCCTCCTCTTGAAGTCGCCGCCATCCTCCAGCTTGTGGATCGCGTCTTCGGTGCCAGCTTCTTCCTCCCGACCGGCCTCATGGAAGGCGGCCAGCACCTGGACATCTCCGGTGGTGGTTCTCCTCTCCTTTACCAGCATCTTTTCTGGTTCCTGGCCCACCCTGAGGTGTACGTTCTCATTCTCCCCGCCTTCGCCATCCTGGCTGAAGTCATCCCGGCCAATACCCGCCGCCCTCTTTGGGGATACAAGTCCATGGTCTATGCCGCCCTCACACTCGGCTTCCTCAGCTTCCTCGTCTGGGCTCACCACATGTACCTGACCGGCATGGGTACCATGATGTCCACTTACTTCCAGATCACCACGGTGCTCATCTCCGTCCCTTCCGTGATCCTTCTGACAGGACTCATGATCTCCCTCTGGGGCGGCTCCATCCGCTTCACCCCACAGATGCTTTTCGCATCCGCCTTTCTGCCCATGTTCGGTATCGGCGGTCTCACCGGTCTGCCTCTGGCCTTCACCTTCATTGACCTTGCCCTTCACGATACCTATTACGTCATCGGCCACTTCCATTACGTCGTTGCCCCCGGCACCATCTTTGCCCTCTTCGCAGGCATTTATCACTGGTATCCGAAGATCACAGGCCGCTACATGAGCGACTTCCTCGGCAAGCTCCACTTCTGGCCTTCTCTGCTGGGTATGAATCTGATCTTTGCTCCGATGTTCATTCAGGGCATGGGCGGCTTCCACCGTCGCTGGTATGATGGCGGCAAATACTTCGAACAGACCAGCGGCGCTTCCAACTGGGTCACCAAGCTCACCTCGGACTTCTTCGGCATCTTCGGCATGGATGTCCCGAATAACCTCCTCGGCCTGAACGTCCTCATGTCCGTCGGTGCATTCATCCTCGCCCTCGGCCAGGTGCCGTTCATCCTGAACGTCTTCCTCAGCATCAAAGGCGGCAAGAAGTCCAACAGCGACAACCCATGGAATTGCACCACGCTCGAGTGGGCCACTCCGACACCGCCTCCGCACGGCAACTTCCTGTTTGAACCCGTCGTCGTTCGTGGTCCCTACGAGTATAGCGTCCCCAACTGCACCCAGGACTTCCTGCCACAGTGGGAAAGCGAGCCCGGCAAAGCCGCTGTGGCCCCTGCTTCCACCACGCCTGCCCCCGCCGCTCATCATTGATCTGAGCCTGCCCTGAAAACCTGAGCACTCCCTTTCGCAATGGATATCCCCTACACAGTCACCGCCCGCCCAGACACGGGCCTATACAATGCCAAAGTCGGCATCTGGCTTTTCCTCGCCTCTGAGGTGATGCTCTTCGGCGGCCTCTTTTCTTCTTACATCTTCCTGCGCGTCGGGGCCGACTACCACTGGCCTGTGCATGAGCTGAACGTCACCATGGGTTTCATCAATACCCTGGTGCTTATCTTCTCCTCCGTCACGGTCCTTCTGGCTTGGGCTAACCTCAAGTTGCGCAAAATTGGTAAATTCAGGCTCTACATGACCCTCACGGTGCTCTGCGCCATGACGTTCATGGTCATCAAGGCCTTCGAATACAAATCCAAGTTTGAGCATTATGCCGTCAAGCTCACGGATGGCACCTTCCTCACCGGCCACCTTCCTCACGGCTACGAAATCACCTTTGGTGAAGCCACCGATTTCACCATGACCATCGCAGGTGAAAACAAGGCCATTGATGCAGACCCAGCGGACTACATCCTTCCTTACATCGTCGGTGAAGCCCCCACCTTTAAGCTCGCTTCCGGTGAAGAACTCTCCCTGGATTCCTCCAGCTTCGGCGACTTCCAGAAAAAGACCGTCAAGGCTGCTGAAGACGCCCTCGAAAAACGACGTGCTGACCTCCGTGCCAAGGGCAAAGAGGCTGAAGCCAAAAAACTCAACATCGTCCCGGACACCACCGTCAAACTCACCGCCTCCCAGCCGATCACCATCAAGGTCAAACCTTCCAAAATTCTCGGCTATTCCGCATCCACCATCACCTTTGCTGACGGCACCACCGCCACCGGCAAACTCCTGGATGACAAAATGGTCCTAGAAGTGGACGGAGTCGATGCACGTTCTGTCCCCGATGCTGAAAACTCACTCGCCTGGAGCAGCAACTACCTCGGCGAGGGCTGGAAAAAAGCCTTTATCGAAAACCGCGACCACGCCCAGGCTGAGTTCAAAGAAAAATATCCTTCTCGCGATCCTCAAAAGAGTGCAACCCACCAGAAGGAATCTTTCTATCTGCATATCAAATCCGCCACCCCTCCTGCAGCCCACGCTGAAGGCGAACACAAAGCGGAAGCCGCAGCCACAGAACATGGCGATGACCACGCTGGTCACGGTCACCATCCTGAAGTGACCCTGGAGAAAAAAGACATCGCTTTTTACTCCAATTACACGCCAAAGCTGAACACCTATTACGCCATCTATTTCACCCTCACGGGTCTCCATGGCCTTCACGTCGTCGCCGGTGCTCTGGTCCTCACCTACTTCCTGCTTTTTGATGGCAAGATGCTTCGCAACGACCCTGAGCGCCTCGCCAACCGCGTCGAAGTCGGTGGTCTCTTCTGGCATTTTGTGGACTTGGTCTGGATCTTCCTGTTCCCTCTCCTTTATCTCCTTTAATCGACGGCTCTCCCTTCACCTCTTTTCCTTACCGTTATGGCCGACAGTCACGAAGAAATTTACAAGTCGATCAAGAAGATCAAAATCATTGGCTGGGTGCTGGCCGTGTTTACTGGCATCACAGTGGGCCTTTCCTATGTGGAGCTTCCCACCCATAGCATGAACATCCTGGTCGGCATGATCGTCGCCTCATTCAAGGCCGCCCTCGTCGCTCTAATTTTCATGCACTTGAATCACGAGGCCAAGCTGATCTACAAAATCCTCGCCTTCACCGCAGCCTTCGCCATCGCTCTCTTCTTCCTGTTCGTATTCTCTGCACACGATCCTCTCGTCTTCAGCGGATTTTACGACAACAACAACGAGTAATCGACACCACGCTCATGTCACTCAAGCACTTCCACATCGTCTTCCTGTTTTTCGCTATCCTGAGCGATCTTGGGTTCTGGCTGTGGACCCGCATGCTCCCTGAGCAGGCGGCTGCACTCGGAGTGGCTGGCTTGGGTTCCTTCGCCGGTTGGCTCAGCATCGTCATGACCGCCTATGGCGTGTGGTACATCTTCAAAAAGAGCCGCACCATCATTGTCTGACCCCTGCCCCTTGCACTTCTTATGAACACGCACCTCTTCCAGCTTGCCTGTGCCACCTGCCGTCCAGATCCGGGCAGCCTCATGGCCCAGGCTCAGGACATGGCCGTGCTAGTCATGCTTGGTTTCCTCGTCCTCGGCATGGGTGCCGTGGGCCTCATTTTCCTCAACTTCGCCCGCAAACAAAGCCGTCTCTCCGCTGACGTGCAGCTTTAATATCTCCCCCTGAATCTCTCATGAGCGTCTCTGACATCAATACCTGGATCGGCATCACCCAAAACGCCTCCGAGCACGGCGGTCTCGTGGACCACATGCTCGGCTTCGTCCACTGGTTCATGCTCGCCCTCTTCGTCGGCTGGTCCATCTTCCTCATCATCGCCTTCACTCGCTTCCGCCAGACGAAGAACGCCAAGGCTGACTACTACGGCGTGCGCGGCCATGCCTCCACCCATATTGAAATCGGCGTCGTCGTCGTGGAAGCCATCCTCCTCCTCGGTTTCGCCTTCCCTCTCTGGTCCCGTCAGGCCGATGACTTCCCGACTAGCCCGGACACCATCAAAATGCGCGCCCTTGGCGAAAAATTCCTTTGGAATTTCCAGTATCCTGGCGATGACCTCATGCTCAGCACCTGGAACATGAAGGGCATCTCTCCAGCCAACGTCACCGGCCGTGACCTCCTGGACCCCAATGGCAAGGACGACTTCATCAACCCCGGCACGATGAAGCTTCCTGTCGGTCGCCCCGTCATTGTCGATGTCGCCAGCAAAGACGTCATTCATAACCTCGCCCTCGTCCCCATGCGCTCTGCACAGGATGCCATCCCTGGTGTCAAAGCACACATGTGGTTCAAGCCAGTGAAAACCGGGACTTGGGACATCATTTGCGGTCAGCTTTGCGGCCCAGGCCACGCCCAGATGAAGGCCGTGCTTGAAGTCGTCGAAGGCAAAGAATTCGACGAATGGGCCAAGGAGCAGTCCGCCAGTGCCGCCGCCAAATCAGCCGCCCTCAATGCGCCTGTGGCTGCTGCTCAGTAATTTCAGCACCCACCTGCTCAGACTCTTTCGGGATGTCCCGCTTCTGATCAGGAGCGGGACATTTTTTTTTTGCCCCGCTTTTGAGAAAACCACATCCACTCATCGCCCCCCATACTGAGCACTGAGCACTGAGCACTGAGCACTGAGCACTGAAGACCGCACCTCTCCCATGACCTGGACCCGCTTCCAACGCCTCGCCCTCATCGCCTTCATCACTGTGGAAGTGCTGATTTTTGTGGGTGCCGTCGTGCGCGCCACAGGCTCCGGTCTCGGGTGTCCCGACTGGCCTTTTTGCTACGGATGTGTCGTCCCGCCCACCAGTGCCGAGGACATCGACTTCACCAAGATCGATCTGGAAAAATTCCGCGCCAAAGCCGCCCGCCACGGCCGCGATCCCGCCACCATTACCCCGGAAACCCTCAAGGCAGAGTTCGACCCCGTCGCCACCTGGGTGGAATACATCAACCGCCTCACCAGCCTCCCGGTGGGGTTCTCCATGCTGGCCCTACTCATCGCCTCCTTTGGCCAGATCCGGCTGCAGAGAAAACGCGTCTTCCTCGCCTCCGTGACAGCCTTTGCCCTCGTCCTCATCAACGCCTGGCTGGGTGCTCGTGTCGTCTTCAGTGGATTAAAACCCGGCATCATCACCCTTCACATGGCCTTAGCCATTTTGTTGCAGTGTGTCCTCGTTTACACAGCTTGGCGTGCCAATGACCGCCCCTGGACCCTTCCCTGGAAAAACTCCCTCCCCTCCTCCAGGCTGCGCTGGCTGGCCTGGGGCTTGTTCGCCCTCATCGTCATCGAAGGCGTCATGGGTTCACAAGTGCGTGAATTGACCGACCACCTCGCCCACACCCATGCTGGCGAACCCCGCAGCCAGTGGGTTATTGAGCTGGAGAATAGCTGGGTGTATCTCGTCCACCGAAGCTTTTCCTGGCTCATCCTCGTCGCCGGTATCGCATTCCTACAGCTCAGCCGCAAGCACCTCACCCGTGCAGGCTGGTTGGAATGGAGCATCATCAGCCTCATCTTCAGCCAGATGATCCTCGGCATCGTTCTCGCACATGTCGGCATCGTCGGCATTGCCCAGGTCCTTCACATCGGGCTCTCCTCCCTGCTCGTCAGTGCCCTCTTTCTCTGGCTGCTCGGTTCCTCTCGAAAGCCAGCGACTGTCTCTGGCATAACGCTGCCAGCGCGTTAAATTAGATTCCCCATGTCTGATAGCCCCCTTCCCACCGCCGATCCCATCTCCAAAAACTGGAGCATGAACGATCTGCTGGTGCTGACGAAGTTCCGCCTCAGCGCCCTCGTCATCGTCTCCACCTTCGTCGCCTTCTGGTTGCGGGCAGGCACATCGTTAGACGGCTGGCTGCTTTTCCACACCCTCCTGGGCAGCAGCCTCGCCGCCTTCGGAGCCGCCGTCTTCAACCAGCTCATGGAGATCGAGCCGGATTCCCGCATGACCCGCACGGCGGATCGTCCCCTGCCCTCTGGCCGAATCAGCCCCAGCGCTGCCTTCGCCATCGGCTGGCTGCTCAGCGCCTTCGCTCTCATTCACCTCATGGCCAAGGTGAACTTTGAAGCCGCCGCCCTCACCGCCCTCACCCTGGCCACCTATCTTTTCATCTACACCCCGCTGAAAAGACAATCCCCCACCAACACCCTCGTCGGAGCCGTTTCCGGTGCCCTTCCCCCGCTCATCGGTTGGGCCGGTGCAGCAGGTAAGCTGCCCGGGGATGAAGCCTATGTCCGCTGGGAATTGCTGCTGGAACCCGGTGCCATCTACCTCTTTATCCTCCTCTTCCTCTGGCAACTCCCCCACTTCCTCGCCATCAACTGGATGTATCGGGATGAATACCGCCGGGGCGGCTTCATCATGCTCGCCAACGATGACGAAGCCGGAGTACGCACCTCCAAGCACGCCCTGGCTTATTCCATCGCCACCCTGCTGCTCATGTTTTACCCCGTCTTCATGGGCCTGGTCATCACCTGGATCTTTCTCCCCCTCGCCCTCGCCCTCGCCGGCTGGCTCTGCAAACTCGCCCTCGACTTTCAAAAGAACCCGGAGCGCCCCACCGCCCGTAAACTCTTCCTCTGCACCCTCATCTATCTCCCCGCCATCTTCCTCATCACCTCCCTCGCCTGGAAGCGCGCCTAACCTAATTTTCAACCATGTCTGACCAGCACACCGACCCCAAGCCCAACCTCACCCCCTGGGCCATCTGGATTCCCATCATCATCGCCGTGCTTGGCGTCGTGGTGTTTTACAATTACCTCCTGGCCATGCAGCAGCAGGCCGCCAGTGAGGAGAAAGACCGCCCCGCTATTCTTGGACGGCTTGAGCGGGATCTGGAGCTCACGGAACGCACCGGCAAAAAAGTCCATCTGGATGACCTGCGTGGAAAAATCATCCTCGCTTCCTGGGTCTATACCCGCTGCCCACGCGGTTGTGCAGGTGTCATCGCCAAACTCAAAA is a genomic window containing:
- a CDS encoding cytochrome c oxidase subunit II; its protein translation is MSVSDINTWIGITQNASEHGGLVDHMLGFVHWFMLALFVGWSIFLIIAFTRFRQTKNAKADYYGVRGHASTHIEIGVVVVEAILLLGFAFPLWSRQADDFPTSPDTIKMRALGEKFLWNFQYPGDDLMLSTWNMKGISPANVTGRDLLDPNGKDDFINPGTMKLPVGRPVIVDVASKDVIHNLALVPMRSAQDAIPGVKAHMWFKPVKTGTWDIICGQLCGPGHAQMKAVLEVVEGKEFDEWAKEQSASAAAKSAALNAPVAAAQ
- a CDS encoding COX15/CtaA family protein is translated as MTWTRFQRLALIAFITVEVLIFVGAVVRATGSGLGCPDWPFCYGCVVPPTSAEDIDFTKIDLEKFRAKAARHGRDPATITPETLKAEFDPVATWVEYINRLTSLPVGFSMLALLIASFGQIRLQRKRVFLASVTAFALVLINAWLGARVVFSGLKPGIITLHMALAILLQCVLVYTAWRANDRPWTLPWKNSLPSSRLRWLAWGLFALIVIEGVMGSQVRELTDHLAHTHAGEPRSQWVIELENSWVYLVHRSFSWLILVAGIAFLQLSRKHLTRAGWLEWSIISLIFSQMILGIVLAHVGIVGIAQVLHIGLSSLLVSALFLWLLGSSRKPATVSGITLPAR
- the cyoE gene encoding heme o synthase, which gives rise to MSDSPLPTADPISKNWSMNDLLVLTKFRLSALVIVSTFVAFWLRAGTSLDGWLLFHTLLGSSLAAFGAAVFNQLMEIEPDSRMTRTADRPLPSGRISPSAAFAIGWLLSAFALIHLMAKVNFEAAALTALTLATYLFIYTPLKRQSPTNTLVGAVSGALPPLIGWAGAAGKLPGDEAYVRWELLLEPGAIYLFILLFLWQLPHFLAINWMYRDEYRRGGFIMLANDDEAGVRTSKHALAYSIATLLLMFYPVFMGLVITWIFLPLALALAGWLCKLALDFQKNPERPTARKLFLCTLIYLPAIFLITSLAWKRA